A stretch of the Amia ocellicauda isolate fAmiCal2 chromosome 10, fAmiCal2.hap1, whole genome shotgun sequence genome encodes the following:
- the LOC136760036 gene encoding protein sprouty homolog 3 has product MDPDALDLQPVPVLSIDQIRAIRASNDYVERPVVLEPGVSTAHKPEWSQDDPRPGPAQPLPRSQSHHHPPQHLAHLSRSSTVSSVSRSSAASDQRLISGITPSHSGPLAVHGQPKAELKPEELGKALAGGPDLGRHLFICERCGKCKCEECGAPRGLPSCWVCGQRCLCSAESVVEYGTCLCCIKGLFYHCSADDEDNCADHPCSCSPAHALARWGTMGLLSLCLPCLCCYPPARACLSLCQQGYDRATRPGCRCSNTNTVCRKISSSSSSNRTPFPKTLEKPV; this is encoded by the coding sequence ATGGATCCAGACGCGCTGGACCTGCAGCCAGTGCCGGTTCTGTCCATCGACCAGATCCGGGCCATCCGGGCCAGCAATGACTATGTGGAGCGGCCAGTGGTGCTGGAGCCAGGAGTGTCAACAGCCCACAAGCCAGAGTGGAGCCAGGACGACCCTCGGCCCGGCCCGGCCCAACCCCTACCCCGCAGCCAGagccaccaccaccccccccagCACCTGGCACACCTGAGCCGCTCCAGCACCGTGAGCTCAGTGTCCCGCAGCAGTGCTGCCTCTGACCAGAGGCTGATCTCCGGCATCACGCCCTCGCACTCTGGGCCGCTGGCGGTGCACGGGCAGCCCAAGGCGGAGCTGAAGCCTGAGGAGCTGGGCAAGGCACTGGCGGGTGGGCCCGACTTGGGCCGGCACCTGTTCATCTGTGAGCGCTGCGGCAAGTGCAAGTGTGAGGAGTGCGGCGCCCCCCGGGGGCTGCCGTCCTGCTGGGTGTGCGGGCAGCGCTGCCTGTGCTCGGCTGAGAGCGTGGTGGAGTATGGCACCTGCCTCTGCTGCATCAAGGGCCTGTTCTACCACTGCTCAGCTGACGACGAGGACAACTGCGCCGACCATCCCTGCTCTTGCAGCCCGGCCCACGCCCTGGCGCGCTGGGGCACCATGGGGCTACTGTCCCTCTGCCTGCCCTGCCTGTGCTGCTACCCCCCTGCCAGGGCCTGCCTCAGCCTGTGCCAGCAGGGCTACGACCGCGCCACCCGGCCCGGCTGTCGCTGCAGCAACACCAACACTGTGTGCCGCAAAATCtcgtcgtcctcctcctccaatcGCACGCCCTTCCCCAAGACCCTGGAGAAGCCAGTATGA